In Hyphomicrobium denitrificans 1NES1, the genomic stretch TTGACATCATCACCGGCACCATCAAGGCCAATTTCCCGACGCGGGTTTCGTTCAAAGTCACGTCGAAAATCGACAGCCGCACGATCTTGAACGAGCAGGGCGCTGAACAGCTTCTTGGCCAGGGCGACATGCTCTATTCGACGGGCGCGGGGCAATGCGTGCGCGTGCACGGCGCCTACGTATCGGACGAGGAAGTCGTCGCGTTCGCCGACGTGTTGAGGCAAGAAGGCGCTCCAAAATATATCGAAGGCATCACGGACGTGCCTCCGCCATCAGAGCCCGCGCACGGCGGCTCGGGGACCGGGGAAGAAGATCTTTATGATCGCGCCGTGGCTATCGTCATGCGCGACGGCAAAGCCTCGACGAGCTACATCCAGCGCCGTCTTTCGATCGGTTACAACCGCGCTGCGGATCTGATCGAGCGCATGGAGCGGGAGGGACTGATTTCCGCTGCGAACGGCGTCGGCAAACGCGAAATTCTGATGCCACGCGGGAGTGGCGCAGATGCCGCTGCATAACATCTGAGCATAACTCATTCTCCCCAGTGCTATCTCGGGCGCTTGCGATCCCCACGGCGTGCGCTTTACCCATAAGCTGGAGCGATTCGCCAAGTTCTGGACGCAATCTTTGTTGAAACGAGTAATCTGCGAATGGAGCCGTGGGGCTTCGGGGCCTTGGGGGGCCGCGCGATGGGGAGACATATGAGGGATTTCCAGCGCCTCTTGGCGGCTGCAGCAGCTTTCATGGTTGCGTTTGGAAGTCAGGCGTTCGGCCAGGATGCGGACGGTCCGACCGACATGATTGCAAATCCGATTGCCACGAAGAGTGACCCGTCTGTCAAAGGCTGGACTGGGCAAGTCGAGCCGGCGAAAAACGATGGCTCCGTCGTGCTGGATGCCGAGCAAACAAAGCTTGTGAAGCAGGTCAGCGACTATTTTGGAGCGGTCCAGGGTTTGAAGGGCGCGTTTGTCCAAATCGATCCCGACAACAAGCGCATGAAGGGCAAGTTTTTTGTCAAACGGCCCGGCCGTTTCCGTTTCGACTATGCGCTGCCTTCTAAGCAGATCATCGTTTCGGACGGTGAAAACCTCGCCATCCAAGATCTCGACTTGAACAATGAGGACCGTGTGTCGCTCGATCAGACGCCGTTCCGCATGTTGCTGCGCAAGGACGTCGATCTCCTGCGGGACGCAAAGATCACGGAAGTCCAGCAGGCCGACGATCTGATCGTGCTGGGGCTTGAGGACAAGGATCCCGACGCGCCGGGGAAGATCAAGCTCTACCTGGCGACCAAGCCGAGCATGGAATTGAAAGAATGGGTGACCACCGACGCGCAGGGGCTGAACACGCGTGTCGAGCTCTCGGGACTTGAAAAAAGCGACGACCTAGATAGTAATTTGTTTAAAATTCAAGCACTTGGACCGCATCGTACGACGCCGAATTGACGATTTCCGTGGTGAATCAGTGTGTTGCGTATTTGCCCCGAGGCAATGCGCAACCTGTGGATATTGTTAGCCGCCACTTCACATTTTCGTGAAGGGCTTGCGCGGCCTCTATTGAATTTTCAGGCTTTGCGCTTAACTTACAGACATGCAGGTGGCGTCACCCTGTATTCGGTAGTGCCCCCCGTCTAGCCGAAGACGCCGCCTCTGGTATCGGTTTCCCTCCCGGTACCGAGCGCGTAAAGCGCATCGCGCCCAGTCCCTCCCCCCGGGACTGGGCGCACTCTTTTCTGGCCCATCCCATGGTCCGGGATTTTTGAGAGCGGGCGCATTCATGGCACAGCGCGCGCGCCTCCGCTTTGCTTAAAAGCAAGTCGCGAATTTAATGCTTTCGTAGCGGTCACGGAGCCTGACAGCAATGAATCGACGGCGAGCAAGTCGTCGGCTAGCGTGTGCAGGCGCTTCAGAATAAGCGACGAAAAGTGCGCCGCCATATCGACATCCTGCTGCATCAACTCGTGCATCCTCTCACGAGCGATTTTCAATGCTTTGACTTGATCTCGTGCAACGATTGTTGTCGGATGGATGACTTCGATCAGCATTGCGAGTTCTGCAACCAGCGATCCTTCGGGCAGAAATTCGTCGCGGGTTTTCTTCCGATCGACGGCGCGTCGAACGCAAGTTCCGGAGACGATCAGAATTGCAGCGTCGGCCGATTGACCCTCTGCTGCGATGACATCCCCGTTACGATAGACGATGCGTTCCGCATGGCGGGCGATTTCGCTGATCTGCAGCGGCTTGAGATCGCGAAAGAGCGGTAACGACAAAAACGGTCTGACGAGGGCGTCGATGGCCATCGGTCCAATTCGCAAGATAAACAGTTCATAACGGGACCGATATGCGACGCGCCCATGCCGCCGGTGCAGGCAGCAACACCTTCTAATACACGAGTCTCGCTATCACTGAACATCGATACGCAAGCCAACAGGCATGTGCCTGTGGATGGGTGGAACGATGCAACGGAGCGCTGTTTCTTGTTTTAAGGCGCCAGTTTGTAGCCGCCGCTTTCGGTGATCAAAAGCTCGGCGTTTGACGGGTCTTTTTCGATTTTCTGACGCAACCTGTAGATGTGCGTTTCAAGCGTGTGAGTCGTAACGCCGGCGTTGTAGCCCCAGACTTCGTGAAGAAGCACATCGCGCGAAACGACCTTGTCGCCCGAGCGATAGAGGTATTTGAGAATCGATGTTTCTTTCTCGGTCAGACGAATCTTGCTTCCCGACTGGTCGATCAAAAGTTTGGATGCCGGCTTGAACGTGTACGGGCCGATCGCGAAGACGGCATCCTCGCTTTGCTCGTGCTGGCGGAGCTGCGCGCGAATTCGTGCCAGAAGCACTGCGAATTTGAATGGTTTCAAAACGTAGTCGTTGGCGCCCGCATCAAGCCCCAGGATCTGATCGGCATCTGATGTATTTCCGGTCAGCATCACGATGGGTGTCTTGTAGCCGGACTTGCGCAAGAGCTTCACGGCCTCGCGACCATCCATGTCGGGCAATCCCACATCGAAGACCACCAGATCGAAACGTCCGTTTCGTGCGGCCTCCATGCCCTTGCTCGCGGTGCCGGCTTCATAGACCTCGAATTCGTCGTGCAGCACGAGCTGATCTTTTAAGGATGTACGCAAATCATCATCGTCATCGACGAGGAGGACCTTTCGGGCCGTGCTCATGGAGAATGGCTCCAGCATGATTGGACAGCATAAGAGGCGCAGAAGACTAGCATCGCGCGCTGGGGCAACATAGGCTTTGGTGGCAAACAGACAAGAGGAATGGGTGGTTCCCCATGTTGCCAGCAGCGCCGATACAACGACGTCGGTCGTCGGCAAAGCTCGTTGTCCGGGCATTGAACGCCGCGTCGCAACGGGGATACCTCGTGTTCGGGCCTTTTCGCGTACCGTGCGCGCTTGGGCGGGGCGGCGTCAAAGCGCTTAAGCGCGAAGGAGATATGGCAACGCCGCGGGGAAGGTTTCGCCTACGCGGCGTTGTCTATAATTCAGATAGAGGCACTCGCCCAAGGACGGCGCTCATGCTGCGCCGGCTCCGCAGAACCGACGGCTGGTGTGACACTCCGTCCGATCGAAATTACAATCGGTTCGTCTCGCTCCCTTATCCGAAAAGCGCGGAACGCCTTTGGCGCGAGGATGCCGTGTACGATATCATTATCGTACTCGGCTACAATGACGTGCCGCGCATCAGAAATCGCGGCAGCGCTATCTTCATACATCTTGCGCGACCGGGCTTTCTCCCGACAGAGGGATGTGTCGCGTTACGCGGCGGCGATTTACTGCGCGTGCTTCAAGCTGCAACGCGCCGGAGCGAAATCATCATCGAAATTTGAGGGCGCCATAAAAAGGCCCGGCAGCAGGTCTGTGCCGGGCCAAGTTGAGCACGTCCGGGTGGAGACTCGTGCTCGGGAGACGGTGGGTGAATCACTCGCAGCTCGCCCGAGCCGCGAGTGATCTTGGTCCTCAGTAGTGGTAAGCGCTTTCACCGTGATCGGTGATGTCGAGTCCTTCGCGCTCTCGGTCTTCCGACGGACGGAGGCCGACGACGATGTCAACCAGCTTGAAGAGGATCGCCGAACCGATGCCGCTCCACACGAGGGTCATGCACACCGCCTTGAACTGCGCCAGCATCTGCGCCGCCATGTCGTAAGTGCCAGCAACCATTTCGCCAGGCTTCGATACGTAATCGGCAATGCCGGCGCCACCCCAGTCGGGGTTGACCAGCAGACCGGTTGCCAGCGCGCCGACGATGCCGCCGATGCAGTGGACGCCGAAGACGTCCAAGCTGTCGTCATAGCCGAGAGCACCTTTGATCGCCGAGCAGAAGAGGAAACAGATCGGGCTGACGACCAAGCCGAGCACGATCGATCCCATCACGCCGGAAAAACCGCAGGCCGGTGTGATCGCGACAAGACCCGCCACAACGCCCGAGGCGAGGCCGAGGGCCGAGGGTTTACCCTTAGAGATCCATTCGACGATCATCCAGGACAGAGCCGCAGCTGCGGTTGCGATGAAGGTGTTGATGAACACTTGCCCCGCAAACTGGTTCGCCTCAAGGCCCGAACCGACGTTGAAGCCGAACCAACCGACCCACAGAAGGGCAGCACCGATCATGCAGTTGACCAGCGAGTGCGGCGGCATCGCCTCTTTTCCGTAGCCGATGCGCTTGCCGAGAATCAGCGCACCTACCAAGCCCGCGATACCGGCATTGATGTGCACGACGGTGCCGCCGGCGAAGTCAAGCGCGCCCCATTTGAAGGAAATGCCAGCGTCGTTCATGACGGCGTCGAAGGCAGCTTGCGCCTGGGCCTTCGTGTCGGAAGTTGCCGCGGCGAGGGCCTTTGCGGCGTTTCCGAAAGCATCCGGGCCACCCCAGTACCAGACCATGTGCGCAATCGGGAAATAGATGAAGGTCACCCAAAGCGCCATGAACAGAAGCATGGCGGAGAATTTCAAGCGCTCGGCAACGGCACCGAGGATCAGGGCTGGCGTAATGCAGGCGAAGGTCATCTGGAAGACGATGTAGACGTATTCCGGAATGTAGACGCCATTGGAGAATGTTCCGGCGACGCTATTCGCATTCACGCCCCGCAAAAAGGCTTTCGAGAAGCCGCCGACGAAATCATTGAGCGCGCCGCCGTTCGTGAAGGCCAATGAGTAGCCGTAGAACACCCAGATGAGCGCGACGAGGCAGAGCGTCGCGAGAACCTGCATGAACATCGACAGCATGTTCTTGGTTCGCACGAGTCCGCCGTAGAAAAGCGCCAGACCGGGAACGGTCATCAGCAGCACGAGGATGGACGCGATATACATGAATGCCGTGTCCGCCTTATTCGGCACGGGCGGCGTTGGAGCCGCGGTCTGGGCGAGTGCCGGATCGATAAGAAGCGCCGTCGCGCCGAGGGCTCCCAGGACCCCCGCGTACTGCGCTAAAGTTCGAAACTCCATGTTGTGTGCTCCCTGATTGAAGGAAAACGAAGTCGGGTTTGAAAATTCGCCTAGAGCGCGTCGTTGTCGGATTCGCCGGTACGGATGCGAACGGTGTGCTCGATGGAGGACACGAAGATTTTGCCGTCGCCGATTTGTCCGGTCTTGGCGGAGCGCTGGATGGCCGCGATGGCCTTGTCCACCTGGGCGGCGGGCACGACGACCTCGATCTTGATTTTTGGCAGGAAACTGACGGCGTACTCGGCGCCGCGGTAGATTTCGGTGTGGCCCTTCTGGCGCCCGTAGCCTTTGACTTCGGTCACCGTCATGCCCTCGAGACCAAGATCCGTTAAAGCCGAACGGACCTCCTCGAGCTTGAACGGCTTAATGACAGCAGTGATGAGCTTCATGGGTGCGCCCTCTCCTCTCCAACCGGATGTCTCGCGAGCCTGCTCGCCGCCACGCCGCGGCGAAGATGTCGAAAAGAGGAGTCAAGACGCGTGCCAATTTGGACGCTGGTGCTCAACGCATTGATTATTTGAGATAAAATTTGATCAGGCGCTTGCTGGACAACATCTGCGCTCGATCAATACGCATAAAATTTGTGCACTGAATAATGTTTGCCTACTATTTAATCTGAAAGGCGGTTTCTCGCGGCCGCATCAAGCCTTCCTGTACGGTCGACGCAACGAGGCGGCCTTGCCGATCGAAGATGGCGCCGCGACAGTAGCCTCGCGCACCGGAGGCACTCGGGCTGTCTTGGACGTAGAGCAGCCAGTCGTCGGCCCGGAACGGGCGATGGAACCACATCGCATGATCGAGGCTCGCGAGCTGGATGTCGCTGTCGAACAGGACCTTGCCGTGCGCGATCAGCGCCGTGTCGAGAAGCGTAAAGTCCGAGGCATAGGCGAGAATGGCTTGGTTGAGATGCGGGCTGTCCGGCAGCCTGCCGTTGGCACGCAGCCAGATTGCTTGGGCGGGCGTTTGCGGTTTGCGGCTCGCATAGCGCGAGGCATCGACGATGCGTACGTCGATCGGGTGCTCGCGGCGCCAGTAGGTGCGCATGTTTTCGGGCAAGTTGGCCATTACGCCGCTCATCAGCTCCTTGGCGCTCGGGAGCGATTCCGGCGGCGGCATGTCCGGCATCGTCGATTGGTGATCGTAGCCGTCTTCGGCCTTATGAAACGAGGCGCTCATCGAGAAAATGGCACGGCCATGCTGGATGGCGCGCACGCGCCGCGTCGTAAAACTCCCACCGTCGCGGATGCGCTCGACGTCGTAAATGATCTCCCGTTCGGGGTCGCCAGCGAGAAGAAAGTAGCCATGGAGCGAGTGGATCGGCCGCGCCGGATCGACGGTTAATGCGGCTGCGGCAAGCGACTGACCGAGCACGAGGCCGCCATAGACGCGCTGCCAGCCTTCGTTGGAGCGGGGGCCGCGGAATAGGTTGTCCTCCAGCGGCTCCGGTGTCAGCGTCGCGATCAAGTTCTCAAGAGCCGTGGGAGCCGCGGACATAGCTGTCATAGGGAGATTTCTCGGATCGTTTGCTAAAGGTGCAGACAGGCGCAGACAATCAGGCATCGGGCGGCCTAAGTTCTCACGCATAGCCTGAAAAGCAAGTTGGGGTAATGCCGCGCGATGAACGGCCGGAAAACAGCACAGAAATTCGATATCGCGGTCGCGGGCGGCAGCTTCGCCGGGCTCGCTTTTGTGCGGGGGCTGGTGCAGGCGCTGGGTCCGGACTTGCGCATCGCCATCATTGACCGGGCGGCTCCTCGTAGCGCTGTGCCGAACGATACCCGGGCGTTTGCGATTTGGGCCGGTGCCAAAGCTGTGCTTCAGAGCCTCGGCGTCTGGGAGGCCATTGCATCCGAAGCTCAGCCGATGACGTCGATCGAGATTTCGGATTCGGCTTTGTCCGATGGCATTAGGCCAACCCGTCTCACGTATGACGCGCTGACTGACGAGGGCGAACCTGCTGCCTACATGGTTCCTGCTGCGGTTTTAAGCGCGGCGCTCTTCAATTCGATTAAAGACGAACCGTCCGTGACTTGGATCGCGCCCGCGGAAGCTGAGAGTTTGACACTCGGCGAGCACGCGGCGGAAGTCGCGCTTCGCGATGGTTCGCTTATCAGCGCGTCACTCGTCGTTGCGGCCGACGGCAAGACATCGAAACTCCGCGATGCGGCCGGGATCAAGACGCTTCGGCGCTCCTATGATCAGACTGGTATTGTAACGACGGTCAAGTTCAGCGAACCGCATAACGGCGTCGCGATTCAACACTTCCTGCCCGGTGGGCCGTTTGCGATCCTGCCTCTCAAGGGCAATCGCGCATGCATCACGTGGAGTGCGGCGCGCGAAGAAGCGGCGCGCGTCATGGCGCTCGATGACGATGGCTTTCTTGCGGAACTCGATCTCAGGATTGGCGGGCGTTTCGGGTCGATCGCTCTCGATGGTCCGCGGCAGTCGTGGCCGCTCGATATCGTCATTCCGCGCGAGCTGGTCGCGTCCCGTTTCGCGTTGATCGGCGATGCGGCGCATGGCGTTCATCCGATCGCGGGGCAAGGCGTCAATCTCGCTTTTCGTGATGCGGCGGCTCTTATCGAGGTGATCGCCGATGCCGCGCGGCTTGGGCTCGATATCGGCGCTGGACCGCATCTCGAAATCTATCAGCGCTGGCGGCGGTTCGATTCGCTCATGTCGGCTTCGGTCTACGACGGGCTCAATCGTGTCTTTGGCGTTGACGACATCGTGATTCGGGCGGGCCGGGGTGCTGCGCTCGGAGCGCTCGATCACGTCGCGAGCGTCAAGAAGTTGATCCTTGCCGAGGCCGCCGGGCTGACGGGTGAGCTTCCGAAGCTCGCACGCGGTCAGCCAGTTTAACTCAGTCCCGATCCGGTTCGCCGGGCTCGGCGTCCTCGTTTTCATCGCCCGTCGAGGGTGGCCGTTTGATGATGACGGTGCGTGTCATGAGGTCGATCTGCGGCACCCATTGATCCTCAAAGGGAATGAATTCGCTCGAACCTGCAAGCGGCTTCAATTCGAGAAGATCGCCGGCGCCGAAGTTTTGAACGGAAACGATCTCGCCCAAATGCGCGCCGTCTTCGGCGAGAGCTTCGAGGCCGATCAGATCGGCGTGGTAGAATTCGGACGTGTCCGTTTCCGGCAACCGGGTGCGTGCAACGAAGAGCTTCGTGCCGCGCAAAGCCTCTGCGGTTGTCCGATCCGAAATTCCTGCGATGCGCGCGACCACGCCTTTGTCCGTTACGCGAACGACGGTGAGCGAGAATGCGCGTGCCCCCGTCGCGTCGGTCAGCGGCCCATAGCCCGCGATTGCTTCGGGCGTTGCCGTATAGGTCCGCACTAGGATGTCACCGCGAATGCCGTGCACGCCGGAGATTTCGCCGAGCAACACACGGCGGGTCTGTTCGTCTTTTGCCATCGGGTTCTGATGCCGCGCCTGGGCCGTTACGGCAAGGGGCCGAGATACGTTATCTTCACAGCGACGGTCTTGCGTCCGATGAGAATTTTGGTGTGCTGGCTTCGCGCCGTTGGGTCGATCTCGCCGGAGATCGAAACGATGCTCTGCATATCCACGGTCGTTCCGCAGCGAGGCTTCACTCTCGGCGGCGTCTCGTAGATTGCGTCGAGGAACCCTTTTCGGACGGTGTGCTTGGCATAAAGGCGAAGCCGCCCCTTGTAGATCCGTCCGCGGGCGTCTGCTCCGAACAGACGGCCGGATCGACAAACCAGGAGCGCGTGGCCCTCCGAACCGATCGGTTGCCTCTGCCGGTGTAAAACGATCTCGTAGAGTCCGTCCGCGTACATGGCCCTTACGGATTTGTATCATTTCAAATACAGCTTTTGGTCGGGTCCAAATCTCGGGCCAGTGAGATCGGCAACACAAAGCCTCCCGAGCAGATGCGCGGAAGGCTTTGGAAATTGGCTTGACGTTAATGGTTTAAGCGGCGTCGCCCTGCGCGCCCTCTGCAGCCTTCGCCTTTTCGGCGGCCGCGGCGGCGCGTTCCTGGGCCTTCTTCTTCGGCTTGGCCTTTTCCGGATTGTTGGATGGTGTCCGCTTGGCGAGGCCCTTCGCGTCAAGCAAGCGCAGCACGCGATCCGTCGGCTGAGCGCCGACACCGAGCCAATGCTTCACGCGCTCGTCGTTGAGCTTCACGCGGTTCGGGTCATCCTTCTTCAGCATCGGATCGAACGTGCCGATCTGCTCGATGTAGCGGCCGTCACGCGGGCTCACGCTATGGGCGACAACCACGTAATAGTAGGGCCGCTTCTTGGCGCCGCCGCGCGAGAGGCGAATCTTTACCGACATGTTTCCGTTCTCCTATGCGTTCGAAAAAGTGTGTTTTGAGAAGTCATCGTTTCTTTCCGGGGAGCCCCGGGAATTTCGGCATTCCACCACCCAAACCCGGCAGACCTTTCGGAAGACCGCCGCCAAGGCCCGGTAGACCTCGACCGAGACCGGGCAAGGAGCTGCCGGAAACGCCGGCCGTGCCCTTGGCGATCTGCTCTTTGAGATCGGCCGGAAGCTGTTCGAGTGCTTTCGGGTCGAGCTTTGCGAGTTCTGCTTGCATGGATTGGAGTTCGGCTTCGGACGGACCACCGCCCGTGCGGCCAAGAAATTTGTTCAGCATGCCGCCGTTGCGGCCCATCGTCTTCATCATATCCGCCATCTGGCGGTGCATCTTCAGAAGCTTGTTGATGTCCTCGACCTTGGTGCCCGAACCCGAGGCGATACGGCGTTTGCGCTTGGCGTCGAGCACCTTCGGATTGCGGCGCTCCTTCGGCGTCATCGACGAGATAATGGCGCGCTGATGCGCGAGGCTTTTATCGAGGCCGGCCTCGTTGATCTGGCCCTTGATCTTGGCGACACCCGGCAACATGCCGAGCACACCGCCCATGCCGCCGAGCTTCTGCATCTGCTTCAATTGTTCGGAGAGATCTTCGAGGTCGAACGACCCCTTCTTCATCTTCTCCGCGATCTTCGTCGCCTTCTCGACGTCGATCGTCTGCGCGGCCTTCTCGACGAGCGAGACGACGTCGCCCATGCCGAGAATTCGGGAGGCAATGCGGCCCGGATGGAAGTCTTCGAGCGCGTCCCACTTTTCGCCGACGCCGATGAGCTTGATCGGTTTGCCGGTGACGGCGCGCATCGACAGTGCGGCGCCGCCACGGCCGTCGCCGTCGGCGCGTGTCAGCACGATGCCGGTGACGCCGATGCGGCCATCGAAGGCTTTCGCCGTGTTGACGGCGTCCTGGCCAGTCAGGGAGTCGGCGACAAGCAAAGTTTCATGCGGATGGATCGCGGCTTTGACGTCGCGGACTTCGTCCATCAGCTCTTCGTCGACGGTGACGCGGCCGGCGGTGTCGTAGATGATGACGTCGTAGCCGCCGAGCTTTGCTGCATCTTCGGCGCGACGCGCGATCTGCAGCGGCGTCTGTCCGGCAATGATGGGGAGGGTTGCGACGTTCGTCTGCTCGCCCAGCACGCGGAGCTGTTCTTGTGCGGCGGGTCGGCGCGTGTCGAGCGACGCCATCAAAACTTTCTTGCGATCGCGATTCGTCAGGCGATAGGCGATCTTGGCGGTCGTCGTCGTCTTACCGGAGCCTTGCAGGCCGACCATCAGGATGCCGACCGGCGGCGCCGCGTGCAGGTCGATCGGCTGGGCGTCGGAGCCGAGCATCGCGACGAGTTCGTCGTTGACGATCTTGACGACCATCTGGCCGGGCGTAACGGAGCGCAGCACCTCTGCGCCGACGGCTTTCGTCTTCACCTTCTCGGTGAAGTCCTTGACGACATCGAGTGCAACATCAGCCTCGAGAAGGGCGCGGCGAACCTCGCGCATCGCCTCGACGACGTCACTCTCGGTCAGAGCGCCGCGGCGGGTGAGCTTGTCGAGGACGCCGGAAAGGCGATCTGAGAGCGATTGAAACATTCAGCCTTGTTTGCCGTTCTTCCTACTACTCGACGTGATGTGGGAACGCCCGCGCAAAGCACAAACGCACCCGGGAGCGCAACGCGCTGCCGGGTGTTAACCCCCCTGCCTCCC encodes the following:
- a CDS encoding LolA family protein, which codes for MGRHMRDFQRLLAAAAAFMVAFGSQAFGQDADGPTDMIANPIATKSDPSVKGWTGQVEPAKNDGSVVLDAEQTKLVKQVSDYFGAVQGLKGAFVQIDPDNKRMKGKFFVKRPGRFRFDYALPSKQIIVSDGENLAIQDLDLNNEDRVSLDQTPFRMLLRKDVDLLRDAKITEVQQADDLIVLGLEDKDPDAPGKIKLYLATKPSMELKEWVTTDAQGLNTRVELSGLEKSDDLDSNLFKIQALGPHRTTPN
- a CDS encoding cyclic nucleotide-binding domain-containing protein → MAIDALVRPFLSLPLFRDLKPLQISEIARHAERIVYRNGDVIAAEGQSADAAILIVSGTCVRRAVDRKKTRDEFLPEGSLVAELAMLIEVIHPTTIVARDQVKALKIARERMHELMQQDVDMAAHFSSLILKRLHTLADDLLAVDSLLSGSVTATKALNSRLAFKQSGGARAVP
- a CDS encoding response regulator transcription factor, with amino-acid sequence MSTARKVLLVDDDDDLRTSLKDQLVLHDEFEVYEAGTASKGMEAARNGRFDLVVFDVGLPDMDGREAVKLLRKSGYKTPIVMLTGNTSDADQILGLDAGANDYVLKPFKFAVLLARIRAQLRQHEQSEDAVFAIGPYTFKPASKLLIDQSGSKIRLTEKETSILKYLYRSGDKVVSRDVLLHEVWGYNAGVTTHTLETHIYRLRQKIEKDPSNAELLITESGGYKLAP
- a CDS encoding L,D-transpeptidase family protein; the protein is MLPAAPIQRRRSSAKLVVRALNAASQRGYLVFGPFRVPCALGRGGVKALKREGDMATPRGRFRLRGVVYNSDRGTRPRTALMLRRLRRTDGWCDTPSDRNYNRFVSLPYPKSAERLWREDAVYDIIIVLGYNDVPRIRNRGSAIFIHLARPGFLPTEGCVALRGGDLLRVLQAATRRSEIIIEI
- a CDS encoding ammonium transporter: MEFRTLAQYAGVLGALGATALLIDPALAQTAAPTPPVPNKADTAFMYIASILVLLMTVPGLALFYGGLVRTKNMLSMFMQVLATLCLVALIWVFYGYSLAFTNGGALNDFVGGFSKAFLRGVNANSVAGTFSNGVYIPEYVYIVFQMTFACITPALILGAVAERLKFSAMLLFMALWVTFIYFPIAHMVWYWGGPDAFGNAAKALAAATSDTKAQAQAAFDAVMNDAGISFKWGALDFAGGTVVHINAGIAGLVGALILGKRIGYGKEAMPPHSLVNCMIGAALLWVGWFGFNVGSGLEANQFAGQVFINTFIATAAAALSWMIVEWISKGKPSALGLASGVVAGLVAITPACGFSGVMGSIVLGLVVSPICFLFCSAIKGALGYDDSLDVFGVHCIGGIVGALATGLLVNPDWGGAGIADYVSKPGEMVAGTYDMAAQMLAQFKAVCMTLVWSGIGSAILFKLVDIVVGLRPSEDREREGLDITDHGESAYHY
- a CDS encoding P-II family nitrogen regulator: MKLITAVIKPFKLEEVRSALTDLGLEGMTVTEVKGYGRQKGHTEIYRGAEYAVSFLPKIKIEVVVPAAQVDKAIAAIQRSAKTGQIGDGKIFVSSIEHTVRIRTGESDNDAL
- the tesB gene encoding acyl-CoA thioesterase II, producing MTAMSAAPTALENLIATLTPEPLEDNLFRGPRSNEGWQRVYGGLVLGQSLAAAALTVDPARPIHSLHGYFLLAGDPEREIIYDVERIRDGGSFTTRRVRAIQHGRAIFSMSASFHKAEDGYDHQSTMPDMPPPESLPSAKELMSGVMANLPENMRTYWRREHPIDVRIVDASRYASRKPQTPAQAIWLRANGRLPDSPHLNQAILAYASDFTLLDTALIAHGKVLFDSDIQLASLDHAMWFHRPFRADDWLLYVQDSPSASGARGYCRGAIFDRQGRLVASTVQEGLMRPRETAFQIK
- a CDS encoding FAD-dependent monooxygenase, coding for MNGRKTAQKFDIAVAGGSFAGLAFVRGLVQALGPDLRIAIIDRAAPRSAVPNDTRAFAIWAGAKAVLQSLGVWEAIASEAQPMTSIEISDSALSDGIRPTRLTYDALTDEGEPAAYMVPAAVLSAALFNSIKDEPSVTWIAPAEAESLTLGEHAAEVALRDGSLISASLVVAADGKTSKLRDAAGIKTLRRSYDQTGIVTTVKFSEPHNGVAIQHFLPGGPFAILPLKGNRACITWSAAREEAARVMALDDDGFLAELDLRIGGRFGSIALDGPRQSWPLDIVIPRELVASRFALIGDAAHGVHPIAGQGVNLAFRDAAALIEVIADAARLGLDIGAGPHLEIYQRWRRFDSLMSASVYDGLNRVFGVDDIVIRAGRGAALGALDHVASVKKLILAEAAGLTGELPKLARGQPV
- the rimM gene encoding ribosome maturation factor RimM (Essential for efficient processing of 16S rRNA), with translation MAKDEQTRRVLLGEISGVHGIRGDILVRTYTATPEAIAGYGPLTDATGARAFSLTVVRVTDKGVVARIAGISDRTTAEALRGTKLFVARTRLPETDTSEFYHADLIGLEALAEDGAHLGEIVSVQNFGAGDLLELKPLAGSSEFIPFEDQWVPQIDLMTRTVIIKRPPSTGDENEDAEPGEPDRD
- the rpsP gene encoding 30S ribosomal protein S16, yielding MSVKIRLSRGGAKKRPYYYVVVAHSVSPRDGRYIEQIGTFDPMLKKDDPNRVKLNDERVKHWLGVGAQPTDRVLRLLDAKGLAKRTPSNNPEKAKPKKKAQERAAAAAEKAKAAEGAQGDAA
- the ffh gene encoding signal recognition particle protein, whose protein sequence is MFQSLSDRLSGVLDKLTRRGALTESDVVEAMREVRRALLEADVALDVVKDFTEKVKTKAVGAEVLRSVTPGQMVVKIVNDELVAMLGSDAQPIDLHAAPPVGILMVGLQGSGKTTTTAKIAYRLTNRDRKKVLMASLDTRRPAAQEQLRVLGEQTNVATLPIIAGQTPLQIARRAEDAAKLGGYDVIIYDTAGRVTVDEELMDEVRDVKAAIHPHETLLVADSLTGQDAVNTAKAFDGRIGVTGIVLTRADGDGRGGAALSMRAVTGKPIKLIGVGEKWDALEDFHPGRIASRILGMGDVVSLVEKAAQTIDVEKATKIAEKMKKGSFDLEDLSEQLKQMQKLGGMGGVLGMLPGVAKIKGQINEAGLDKSLAHQRAIISSMTPKERRNPKVLDAKRKRRIASGSGTKVEDINKLLKMHRQMADMMKTMGRNGGMLNKFLGRTGGGPSEAELQSMQAELAKLDPKALEQLPADLKEQIAKGTAGVSGSSLPGLGRGLPGLGGGLPKGLPGLGGGMPKFPGLPGKKR